A single genomic interval of Arthrobacter methylotrophus harbors:
- a CDS encoding VOC family protein has product MTTTSSQDLLPAELTMGTVMLKVGDMKLMGDYYQRALGLEVVAEQDGGLYIGRVGKPLVHLAPASGLQTPGRGEAGLFHTALLFEDQSSLAATVASAAQYEPHAFVGSADHLVSEAFYFTDPEGNGIELYYDKPREGWEWNGSTVVMDSLPLPPQRYLQQYLSEAAVSGQHEAGAGIGHVHLQVGDVPTAHDFYVDTLGFEQTAGWHGQALFVSAGGYHHHMAMNVWNSRGAGPRKDTLGLGEVVIEVPSGDDVGALADRLKVAGIASHHTGQELRFEDPWRNRLRVAVR; this is encoded by the coding sequence ATGACCACTACATCCAGCCAGGATCTCCTTCCTGCCGAACTCACCATGGGCACTGTCATGCTCAAAGTGGGGGACATGAAGCTCATGGGGGATTACTACCAGCGGGCCCTAGGGCTCGAGGTCGTCGCCGAACAAGACGGCGGACTCTACATCGGGCGGGTCGGCAAGCCGTTGGTGCACCTTGCCCCGGCGTCTGGACTCCAGACCCCGGGTCGTGGAGAAGCCGGCCTCTTCCACACCGCACTGCTGTTCGAAGACCAGTCCTCGCTCGCAGCCACTGTTGCCTCCGCGGCGCAATACGAACCGCACGCCTTCGTCGGCAGCGCAGACCACTTGGTCAGCGAGGCCTTCTACTTCACCGACCCTGAAGGCAACGGCATCGAGCTCTACTACGACAAGCCCCGCGAAGGCTGGGAGTGGAACGGCAGTACCGTCGTCATGGACAGTCTGCCGCTCCCGCCGCAGCGCTACCTCCAGCAGTACCTGAGTGAGGCCGCGGTGAGCGGCCAGCATGAGGCCGGCGCCGGCATCGGACATGTCCACCTCCAAGTGGGCGATGTGCCCACAGCCCATGATTTCTACGTTGACACCCTGGGCTTCGAGCAGACTGCCGGCTGGCATGGGCAAGCATTGTTCGTCTCCGCAGGCGGCTACCACCACCACATGGCCATGAACGTCTGGAATAGCCGTGGTGCCGGTCCGCGCAAGGACACGCTGGGTCTCGGCGAGGTCGTCATCGAGGTCCCGTCGGGGGACGACGTCGGCGCTCTCGCCGACCGCCTCAAGGTCGCCGGCATCGCGTCCCACCACACGGGCCAGGAGTTGCGCTTCGAGGACCCGTGGCGGAACCGGCTGCGCGTCGCCGTTCGCTAG
- the trmD gene encoding tRNA (guanosine(37)-N1)-methyltransferase TrmD codes for MRIDVVSIFPEYLAPLELSLIGKARQDGLLEFNVHDLRTFTTDKHRTVDDTPYGGGAGMVMKPEPWAQALESIAGNAEDGAASQGVPAKKPVLIVPSPAGERFNQALAYELAEEEQLVFACGRYEGIDERVIEWAAEHFAVRPISLGDYVLNGGEVAVLAMVEAIGRLLPGVVGNPESLVEESHSDGLLEYPVYTKPSSWRDREVPPVLLSGNHGKIAQWRRHEQYRRTAERRPDLLAEFDAGGLTRADRAAFGELGYDVVDRQLRRRPDSDDPA; via the coding sequence ATGCGCATCGACGTCGTCAGCATCTTTCCCGAATACCTGGCGCCGCTGGAACTGTCCCTGATCGGAAAGGCCCGCCAGGATGGGCTCTTGGAATTCAACGTCCACGACCTGAGGACCTTCACCACGGATAAGCACCGCACCGTGGATGACACTCCGTACGGCGGAGGCGCAGGCATGGTCATGAAGCCCGAACCCTGGGCGCAGGCGTTGGAGTCCATCGCCGGGAACGCCGAAGACGGGGCCGCCTCACAGGGCGTCCCCGCAAAGAAGCCGGTCCTCATTGTCCCGTCACCGGCGGGAGAGCGCTTCAACCAAGCCCTCGCATACGAGCTCGCCGAAGAAGAGCAGCTGGTTTTCGCCTGCGGCCGTTACGAAGGCATCGACGAACGGGTCATCGAGTGGGCGGCCGAGCACTTCGCTGTCCGTCCGATCAGCTTGGGCGACTACGTCCTCAATGGCGGCGAAGTCGCGGTCCTGGCCATGGTCGAGGCCATCGGGCGCTTGCTTCCCGGCGTCGTCGGAAACCCCGAATCGCTGGTTGAGGAATCCCATTCGGATGGCTTGCTGGAGTACCCCGTCTACACGAAGCCTTCATCGTGGCGCGATCGCGAGGTTCCTCCCGTCCTCCTCAGCGGAAACCACGGCAAGATCGCCCAGTGGCGCCGCCACGAACAGTACCGCCGCACAGCGGAACGCCGCCCGGACCTCCTCGCGGAGTTCGACGCCGGCGGGCTGACGCGCGCGGACCGCGCGGCTTTCGGCGAACTTGGGTACGACGTCGTCGATCGCCAATTGCGGCGCCGTCCGGACAGCGACGACCCGGCCTGA
- a CDS encoding DUF2469 domain-containing protein translates to MSAEDLENYETDMELQLYREYRDVVGLFSYVVETERRFYLANHVDLQARSADGEVYFDLTLQDAWVWDVYRSARFVKNVRVITFKDVNVEELPRNEELSLPKDGDLGDLGNLGN, encoded by the coding sequence ATGAGTGCCGAGGATCTTGAGAACTACGAAACCGACATGGAGCTGCAGCTCTACCGCGAATACCGCGACGTCGTTGGTTTGTTCAGCTACGTTGTCGAGACCGAGCGCCGGTTCTATCTGGCAAACCACGTCGATTTGCAGGCGCGCAGCGCGGACGGCGAGGTCTATTTCGACCTGACGCTGCAGGACGCCTGGGTTTGGGACGTCTACCGCTCGGCGCGCTTTGTGAAGAACGTCCGCGTCATCACGTTCAAGGACGTCAACGTGGAAGAACTGCCGCGCAATGAGGAACTTTCCTTGCCGAAGGACGGCGATCTGGGCGATCTCGGCAACTTGGGCAACTAG
- the rplS gene encoding 50S ribosomal protein L19: MHILDSVDAASLRNDVPEFRAGDTIKVHVNIIEGKNTRVQVFQGFVLGRQGDGVRETFTVRKVSFGVGVERTFPVHSPIIEKIEVVTKGDVRRAKLYYMRALRGKAAKIKEKRDFATGK, from the coding sequence ATGCATATCCTCGATAGCGTAGATGCAGCCTCGCTGCGTAACGATGTTCCCGAGTTCCGCGCGGGTGACACCATCAAGGTTCACGTGAACATCATTGAAGGCAAGAACACCCGTGTCCAGGTCTTCCAGGGCTTCGTCCTTGGCCGCCAGGGTGACGGCGTGCGCGAGACCTTCACCGTCCGTAAGGTTTCCTTCGGTGTCGGCGTAGAGCGTACCTTCCCGGTGCACTCCCCGATCATCGAAAAGATCGAGGTCGTTACCAAGGGTGACGTCCGCCGCGCCAAGCTCTACTACATGCGTGCACTGCGCGGTAAGGCTGCGAAGATCAAGGAAAAGCGCGACTTCGCCACCGGCAAGTAG
- a CDS encoding YraN family protein, with protein sequence MKAKDLLGQHGEALAVGFLETQGMRIVDRNWRCSEGEIDIVALDGDTLVIAEVKTRKNLAYGHPFEAVGAAKLARLHRLALSWCRDHELRASRRRVDVVGIIDDGVGEPRLEHLRGVG encoded by the coding sequence ATGAAAGCCAAAGACTTGTTGGGACAGCACGGCGAAGCCCTGGCTGTTGGGTTTCTTGAGACCCAGGGAATGCGGATTGTGGACCGCAATTGGAGATGCTCCGAGGGCGAGATCGACATCGTGGCGCTCGACGGCGACACTCTGGTGATCGCCGAGGTCAAGACCCGGAAGAACCTGGCTTACGGGCATCCTTTCGAAGCTGTTGGGGCGGCCAAGCTTGCGCGGCTGCACCGCTTGGCCCTGTCTTGGTGCCGTGATCACGAGCTGCGCGCCTCGCGGCGCCGGGTGGACGTCGTGGGAATCATCGACGACGGCGTGGGCGAACCAAGGCTCGAACACCTCCGGGGTGTGGGCTAG
- the rimM gene encoding ribosome maturation factor RimM (Essential for efficient processing of 16S rRNA): MQLQVARIGKPHGIRGEVTVQVLTDAPGDRFIPGTEFVVEPAKAGPLTVSSARWNKDILLLGFEGISTRNQAEEIRGAQLFIETEELDEDDDEGWYEHELVGLEARVGSQLVGKVTALNTMPVQDLLVIESTDGKEILVPFVEEIVPEVNVEAGYVLLTPPPGLFELNTEAAGDDAPSAVEEDGAETKGDA; the protein is encoded by the coding sequence ATGCAGCTCCAGGTTGCCAGAATCGGCAAGCCCCACGGAATCCGCGGCGAAGTCACTGTCCAGGTGCTCACCGACGCGCCAGGGGATCGGTTTATCCCCGGGACTGAATTCGTGGTGGAGCCTGCAAAGGCCGGTCCTTTGACCGTTAGCAGCGCCCGGTGGAACAAAGACATCCTGCTGCTTGGCTTCGAAGGGATTTCCACGCGGAACCAAGCGGAGGAAATCCGCGGCGCGCAGCTCTTCATCGAGACGGAAGAGTTGGACGAGGACGACGACGAAGGCTGGTACGAGCACGAGCTCGTCGGCCTTGAGGCCCGGGTGGGTTCGCAGCTCGTCGGCAAGGTGACCGCACTCAACACCATGCCCGTTCAGGACCTCCTGGTCATCGAAAGCACCGACGGCAAGGAAATCCTTGTGCCCTTCGTCGAAGAAATCGTGCCTGAGGTCAACGTCGAGGCCGGCTACGTGCTCCTTACCCCTCCGCCGGGCCTCTTCGAGCTCAACACTGAGGCAGCTGGCGACGATGCACCTTCTGCAGTGGAAGAGGACGGCGCTGAAACCAAGGGCGACGCCTAA
- the thiC gene encoding phosphomethylpyrimidine synthase ThiC: MSTKETQLSPAQNGSVQEVTQSLRSHSLAFLEDAENGIRVPVTEIALEPSPNGEANASFHVYRTAGPGSDPVVGLEPFRSDWIEARADTEAYSGRERNLLDDGKSAVRRGAASAEWKGARPVPRRAVDGKTVTQMHYAKRGMVTPEMQFVALRENCDVELVRSEVAAGRAIIPNNINHPESEPMIIGKAFLVKINANIGNSAVTSSIAEEVDKLQWATQWGADTVMDLSTGDDIHTTREWIIRNSPVPIGTVPIYQALEKVNGEANKLTWEIFRDTVIEQCEQGVDYMTIHAGVLLRYVPLTANRVTGIVSRGGSIMAGWCLAHHEENFLYTHFDELCEIFAKYDVAFSLGDGLRPGATADANDAAQFAELDTLAELTRRAWKYDVQVMVEGPGHIPFHLVRENVERQQELCKGAPFYTLGPLVTDVAPGYDHITSAIGATEIARYGTAMLCYVTPKEHLGLPNKDDVKTGVITYKIAAHAADLAKGHPGAHERDDALSKARFEFRWRDQFALSLDPVTAESFHDETLPAEPAKTAHFCSMCGPKFCSMRISQDIRDEYGSADSQAAIAEMYNGMREKSEEFLASGGKVYLPELEVPAGKGEAKSGSLN; this comes from the coding sequence TTGAGCACCAAAGAAACACAGCTGAGCCCTGCCCAAAACGGATCAGTCCAGGAGGTGACACAGTCCCTCAGGTCGCATTCCCTCGCTTTTCTGGAGGATGCCGAAAACGGAATCCGGGTTCCGGTCACGGAAATCGCCCTGGAACCATCCCCCAACGGCGAGGCGAACGCGTCTTTCCACGTGTACCGCACCGCGGGGCCCGGGAGTGATCCTGTGGTCGGCCTTGAGCCGTTCCGTAGCGACTGGATCGAAGCCCGGGCCGACACCGAGGCATACAGCGGCCGCGAACGGAACCTGCTCGACGACGGCAAATCGGCCGTACGCCGCGGCGCCGCCTCCGCCGAGTGGAAGGGAGCACGGCCGGTGCCCCGCCGCGCCGTCGACGGCAAGACCGTCACGCAGATGCACTATGCCAAGCGGGGCATGGTGACGCCGGAAATGCAGTTCGTGGCCCTTCGGGAGAACTGCGATGTTGAACTGGTCCGCAGCGAAGTCGCAGCCGGCCGGGCGATCATTCCCAACAACATCAACCACCCCGAGTCCGAACCGATGATCATCGGCAAGGCGTTCCTGGTGAAGATCAACGCGAACATCGGCAACTCGGCCGTCACCAGTTCGATTGCCGAAGAAGTGGACAAACTGCAGTGGGCCACGCAATGGGGCGCCGACACGGTCATGGACCTGTCCACGGGGGACGATATCCACACAACCCGGGAATGGATCATCCGCAATTCTCCGGTTCCGATCGGCACCGTGCCTATTTATCAGGCGCTTGAGAAGGTCAACGGCGAAGCCAACAAACTCACCTGGGAGATCTTCCGCGACACCGTAATTGAACAGTGCGAGCAGGGCGTCGACTACATGACCATCCACGCGGGTGTGTTGCTTCGATATGTCCCGCTCACCGCCAATCGCGTCACGGGCATCGTCTCCCGCGGCGGATCCATCATGGCCGGCTGGTGCCTGGCGCATCACGAGGAGAACTTCCTCTACACCCATTTCGACGAGCTCTGCGAGATCTTCGCCAAATACGACGTCGCGTTCTCCCTCGGCGACGGGCTGCGCCCGGGAGCCACCGCGGACGCCAACGACGCCGCCCAGTTCGCCGAGCTCGACACCTTGGCCGAGCTGACGCGGCGGGCATGGAAGTACGACGTCCAGGTCATGGTTGAAGGACCGGGCCACATTCCGTTCCACTTGGTCCGGGAGAACGTGGAACGCCAGCAGGAACTGTGCAAGGGAGCCCCCTTCTACACCTTGGGCCCGCTGGTGACAGATGTGGCTCCCGGCTACGATCACATCACCTCCGCTATCGGCGCGACGGAGATCGCCCGCTACGGAACCGCGATGCTCTGCTACGTCACGCCGAAGGAACACCTGGGCCTGCCGAACAAGGACGATGTCAAGACGGGCGTGATCACGTACAAGATCGCCGCCCACGCTGCCGACCTCGCCAAGGGCCACCCGGGCGCCCACGAACGCGACGACGCGCTGTCGAAGGCCCGCTTCGAGTTCCGCTGGCGCGATCAGTTCGCGCTGTCCTTAGACCCCGTCACGGCGGAATCCTTCCACGATGAGACGCTCCCGGCAGAACCGGCCAAGACAGCGCATTTCTGTTCCATGTGCGGGCCGAAATTCTGTTCGATGCGCATCAGCCAGGACATCCGCGACGAATACGGTTCCGCCGATTCCCAAGCAGCCATCGCGGAAATGTACAACGGCATGCGAGAAAAGAGCGAAGAATTCCTGGCATCGGGAGGCAAGGTCTACCTTCCTGAGCTGGAGGTTCCTGCCGGAAAGGGTGAGGCGAAGTCAGGAAGCCTGAACTGA
- the rpsP gene encoding 30S ribosomal protein S16 has protein sequence MAVKIRLKRFGKMRAPYYRIVVMDSRAKRDGRAIEEIGKYHPTEEPSYIEVVSERAQYWLSVGAQPTEQVAAILKITGDWQKFKGLPGQEGTLKTKVAKPAFVAPEKGSVIIPEAITKKAKQSEATEAPADAEAETTEAE, from the coding sequence GTGGCCGTAAAGATTCGCCTTAAGCGCTTCGGCAAGATGCGCGCACCGTACTACCGCATCGTCGTCATGGACTCCCGCGCCAAGCGCGATGGCCGTGCGATTGAAGAAATCGGCAAGTACCACCCCACCGAAGAGCCCTCGTACATCGAGGTTGTCTCCGAGCGTGCACAGTACTGGCTGTCCGTTGGCGCCCAGCCCACCGAGCAGGTTGCTGCGATCCTCAAGATCACCGGTGACTGGCAGAAGTTCAAGGGTCTCCCGGGCCAGGAAGGCACGCTGAAGACCAAGGTCGCCAAGCCTGCTTTCGTTGCACCGGAGAAGGGTTCCGTCATCATCCCGGAAGCCATCACCAAGAAGGCCAAGCAGTCGGAAGCAACTGAAGCTCCCGCTGACGCTGAAGCAGAGACCACCGAGGCTGAGTAA
- a CDS encoding amidohydrolase family protein, whose protein sequence is MAEIIEFSGAVLTGPKDERRGLWSIDGRLTFVRPAAVPNVVLDGWVLPGLVDAHCHVGLGPGGAVDGETARRQATADRNAGTLLIRDAGSASDTRWLQHRPDMPRIIRAGRHIARQRRYIRGLAEEAEPDGLVEAVRKQARSGDGWVKIVGDWIDRAAGDLGPSFPAAMVKDAVAAAHDEGARVTAHCFAEETIDDMLDADIDCIEHATGLLARHVPRLLDQGVPIVPTLINIATFPDIAKQAEAKFPRYAAHMTALWERRHERVSEAFEAGVRIYAGTDAGSVIKHGRIGEEILELHRAGLPPAAALDAACWSARDWLGQDGISEGASADVVLYAEDPRVSLDVVLKPQRIVLRGHFSGNGEH, encoded by the coding sequence ATGGCAGAAATCATCGAGTTCAGCGGAGCCGTTCTCACCGGGCCGAAGGATGAGCGGCGCGGCCTCTGGTCGATCGACGGACGGCTGACCTTTGTCCGTCCAGCCGCGGTGCCGAACGTGGTCCTGGACGGATGGGTGTTGCCCGGCCTTGTGGATGCCCACTGCCATGTGGGCCTGGGCCCGGGCGGAGCGGTGGACGGTGAGACCGCTCGCCGGCAGGCGACGGCTGACCGGAATGCGGGGACGCTCCTGATCCGCGACGCCGGATCCGCAAGCGACACGCGATGGCTCCAGCACCGGCCGGATATGCCCCGGATCATCCGCGCTGGCCGGCACATCGCCAGGCAGCGCCGATACATCCGTGGGCTGGCAGAGGAAGCCGAACCGGATGGCCTCGTGGAGGCCGTGCGTAAGCAGGCACGGTCTGGAGACGGTTGGGTGAAGATCGTCGGGGACTGGATTGATCGCGCCGCCGGAGACCTGGGTCCGTCCTTTCCGGCTGCAATGGTCAAGGACGCGGTGGCGGCGGCACACGACGAAGGCGCCCGGGTCACGGCCCATTGCTTCGCCGAAGAGACCATCGATGACATGCTCGACGCCGATATCGACTGCATCGAGCACGCTACCGGTCTCCTGGCCCGCCATGTTCCGAGATTGTTGGATCAAGGTGTGCCGATCGTCCCCACGCTCATTAATATCGCGACATTTCCGGACATTGCGAAGCAGGCGGAAGCGAAGTTCCCGCGCTACGCTGCGCACATGACCGCGTTGTGGGAGCGCCGGCATGAGCGTGTCTCCGAGGCATTCGAGGCCGGAGTGCGGATATATGCCGGGACCGACGCCGGCAGCGTCATCAAGCACGGTCGGATCGGGGAGGAAATCCTGGAGCTGCATCGGGCCGGCTTGCCGCCTGCCGCCGCCCTCGATGCTGCCTGCTGGTCCGCCCGCGACTGGCTTGGCCAGGACGGTATCAGCGAAGGTGCCAGTGCCGACGTCGTGCTTTACGCAGAGGATCCCCGGGTGTCCCTCGACGTCGTACTGAAACCGCAGCGCATCGTGCTGAGGGGGCACTTTTCAGGAAACGGCGAGCATTAG
- the lepB gene encoding signal peptidase I, with protein MPETTPGKPEWHDDDARLLDGPSVPASDIAADDADPAHPGPVAARTASPAAQDSPRRSARRSSEAGEAAGKTQGSPFLAWLREIGTVVVIAIVLSFLIKTFLFRAFFIPSESMVNTLDVDDRIFVNLLVPQPFALERGDIVVFKDAQGWLPPTQKTAPGPFKWVQDSLVFVGLLPDETNQHLVKRVIGLPGDRVSCCDSSARVSVNGTVLNESYINPAQVPAAKAFDVVVPAGKIWVMGDNRNNSADSREHQSVNGGFINISDVEGKATVIAWPITRWQILDNHSDVFRNVPAPSPENTASPTAPASK; from the coding sequence ATGCCGGAGACAACTCCCGGGAAGCCGGAATGGCACGACGACGACGCCAGGCTCCTGGACGGACCGTCCGTTCCCGCCAGCGATATCGCAGCGGACGACGCCGATCCGGCCCATCCCGGCCCGGTGGCAGCGCGAACGGCGTCGCCAGCCGCGCAGGATTCCCCGCGACGCTCGGCGCGGCGTAGTTCCGAAGCGGGAGAAGCCGCCGGCAAGACCCAGGGCAGTCCGTTCCTCGCGTGGCTCAGGGAAATCGGCACCGTGGTGGTCATCGCTATCGTGTTGTCCTTCCTCATCAAGACCTTTCTGTTCCGTGCCTTTTTCATCCCGTCTGAGTCCATGGTCAACACCCTTGATGTCGACGACCGGATCTTCGTGAACCTGCTGGTTCCACAGCCTTTCGCGCTGGAGCGGGGTGACATCGTGGTCTTCAAGGACGCGCAGGGATGGCTGCCGCCCACGCAAAAGACAGCGCCAGGGCCCTTCAAGTGGGTCCAGGACAGTCTTGTCTTTGTCGGCTTGCTCCCGGATGAGACCAACCAGCACCTCGTCAAGCGAGTCATCGGGCTGCCGGGGGACAGGGTCTCTTGTTGCGATAGTTCCGCCCGGGTCAGCGTCAATGGCACGGTTCTCAACGAAAGCTATATCAACCCTGCCCAGGTTCCGGCGGCCAAGGCTTTCGATGTAGTGGTCCCAGCGGGGAAAATTTGGGTTATGGGCGATAATCGCAATAACTCCGCAGACTCGCGCGAACACCAATCAGTCAATGGTGGTTTCATCAACATCTCCGACGTGGAGGGCAAAGCCACCGTTATTGCCTGGCCTATTACCCGCTGGCAGATCCTTGACAACCACTCCGACGTTTTCCGCAACGTTCCCGCACCGTCACCCGAGAACACGGCTTCGCCGACGGCTCCAGCGAGCAAATGA
- a CDS encoding ribonuclease HII produces the protein MSPAGTRTAAGTRTKQPPDFPTLDVERGFLAPGVTLLAGVDEVGRGALAGPVSVGIAVVDLRDHGLLADVRDSKLLKAVDRERLEPLVRAWAVASAVGHASSAEIDALGIVGALRLAGTRAWFEILATGVHPDLVLLDGSHNWLSPQIQGSLFDAEPSGPACEAPVHTRVKADMSCLSVAAASVLAKVARDRIMVELHEEYPAFGWNENKGYATFSHRAAIRSSGPTRYHRTSWNLL, from the coding sequence ATGTCGCCGGCAGGGACAAGGACGGCCGCTGGCACCCGGACCAAACAGCCCCCCGACTTTCCAACCCTGGACGTCGAACGGGGTTTTCTGGCCCCGGGAGTCACGCTTCTGGCCGGTGTCGACGAAGTGGGCCGTGGAGCCCTCGCCGGCCCGGTATCGGTGGGCATCGCCGTAGTCGATCTTCGGGACCACGGCTTGCTTGCGGACGTTCGCGACAGCAAGCTGCTCAAAGCTGTTGATCGTGAGCGCTTGGAACCGCTGGTTCGCGCGTGGGCGGTTGCCTCCGCAGTGGGCCACGCAAGTTCGGCAGAGATCGATGCGCTGGGAATCGTGGGCGCGCTACGCCTCGCGGGAACACGCGCCTGGTTCGAGATTCTTGCGACGGGTGTGCATCCTGACCTCGTCCTTCTCGATGGGAGCCACAACTGGCTCTCGCCACAAATTCAGGGTTCGTTATTCGACGCTGAGCCTTCCGGACCTGCCTGTGAGGCACCGGTTCATACCCGCGTGAAAGCGGACATGAGCTGCCTCAGCGTCGCGGCCGCCAGCGTTCTCGCCAAGGTCGCAAGGGACCGCATCATGGTTGAGCTGCACGAGGAATATCCGGCCTTCGGCTGGAACGAAAACAAAGGGTATGCCACGTTCTCGCACCGGGCTGCCATCCGTTCGTCCGGTCCCACGCGATACCACAGGACCAGCTGGAACCTGCTCTAG
- a CDS encoding RNA-binding protein — protein sequence MLAEALEHLVRGIVDSPEDVKVSAKNNRRGESLEVRVHQDDLGRVIGRQGRTARALRTVIAALAGGEQVRVDVVDTDRRR from the coding sequence TTGCTGGCAGAAGCGCTCGAACACTTGGTCCGTGGGATCGTTGACAGCCCTGAGGACGTCAAGGTCAGTGCCAAGAACAACCGCCGCGGGGAATCCCTCGAGGTGCGTGTTCACCAGGACGACCTCGGACGGGTGATCGGTCGCCAAGGTCGCACCGCACGCGCTCTGCGCACTGTGATTGCGGCATTGGCAGGCGGCGAGCAGGTCCGGGTCGACGTCGTCGACACCGACCGGCGCCGGTAA
- a CDS encoding alpha/beta hydrolase: MQKQRVVFVHGAGTFGAAAWPKQHGMALQYDALFLKRHGFDAQAEPLESDFAADVDIVLECLGAREAASAPGSRGGHVVAHSQGAISAMLAAVERPDLVRSLVLVEPACLSLTAELPATAAYRSLMEPLFRIRHELSDDDYQREFVRRAFSSEAAVLNTPEARRTARRLRLQAPPWEARLHIVPGVPTLVLTGGWEPLYEEIAGYLQETGALHRVAAGGHRPHDSVEGDRMIRSFIADVSRAGTVQAS; this comes from the coding sequence ATGCAAAAGCAGCGCGTTGTGTTCGTCCATGGAGCAGGCACATTCGGCGCTGCCGCGTGGCCGAAGCAACACGGCATGGCGCTGCAGTACGACGCGCTTTTCCTGAAACGCCACGGCTTCGATGCGCAGGCCGAGCCTTTGGAATCCGATTTTGCGGCAGATGTGGACATCGTATTGGAGTGTCTCGGTGCGCGGGAGGCGGCGTCAGCTCCCGGCTCCCGCGGCGGCCATGTCGTGGCGCACTCCCAAGGCGCGATTTCCGCCATGCTGGCAGCAGTGGAGCGGCCGGACCTGGTCCGTTCCCTCGTGTTGGTGGAACCGGCGTGTCTTTCCCTCACCGCTGAATTGCCCGCCACCGCGGCCTACCGATCGCTGATGGAGCCCCTGTTCCGGATCCGGCACGAGCTCAGCGATGACGACTACCAGCGCGAATTCGTCCGCAGGGCGTTTTCCTCGGAGGCGGCAGTCCTGAACACCCCGGAGGCCCGTCGTACCGCCCGGCGCTTGCGGCTGCAGGCTCCGCCGTGGGAAGCACGTCTGCACATTGTCCCCGGAGTTCCCACCCTTGTCCTGACCGGCGGTTGGGAGCCGCTGTACGAAGAGATCGCAGGCTACTTGCAGGAAACCGGTGCCCTCCACCGCGTTGCGGCAGGAGGACACCGGCCCCATGATTCAGTCGAAGGAGACCGGATGATCCGCTCCTTCATCGCGGACGTCAGCCGCGCGGGAACAGTCCAAGCTTCCTGA
- the lepB gene encoding signal peptidase I — protein sequence MDHAKRQPRKQGWRFVLLALVLAVAISGLVRSLWIDVYFIPSESMEPILGTGDRILVSRTDFAADPIRRGDIVVFDGRGTFAPLNSGKGPLADAVAATGHWLGITGSDTTYVKRVIGLPGDHVVCCGTDGKLTVNGQPLEEPYLYPGDTPSEQKFDVIVPTDRLWLLGDHRSRSADSRSLLGAPGGGMVPLERVIGRPVRIIWPLDRFAELPRPAQAGTTSKNGQ from the coding sequence ATGGACCACGCAAAACGCCAGCCCCGGAAACAGGGCTGGCGTTTTGTTTTGCTCGCTTTGGTCCTGGCCGTGGCTATCAGCGGGCTTGTCCGCTCCCTGTGGATCGACGTCTACTTCATCCCCTCCGAGTCCATGGAGCCGATCCTGGGCACGGGAGACCGCATCCTGGTGTCCCGAACCGACTTCGCCGCAGACCCCATTCGCCGCGGAGACATCGTGGTCTTCGACGGGCGGGGTACCTTTGCGCCGCTGAACAGTGGCAAGGGACCGCTCGCCGACGCGGTGGCCGCCACTGGACATTGGCTGGGCATCACAGGAAGCGACACCACGTACGTCAAGCGGGTCATCGGACTTCCCGGAGACCACGTCGTCTGTTGCGGCACCGATGGCAAGCTCACAGTCAACGGTCAGCCGCTTGAGGAACCCTATTTGTATCCCGGCGACACGCCGAGCGAACAGAAATTCGACGTCATCGTGCCGACTGACCGATTGTGGCTTTTGGGGGACCACCGTTCACGGTCGGCCGATTCGCGTAGTCTTCTCGGCGCGCCTGGCGGAGGAATGGTGCCGCTGGAGCGTGTCATCGGGCGTCCGGTCCGGATTATCTGGCCGCTTGATAGATTTGCAGAACTGCCTCGCCCTGCGCAGGCCGGTACAACCTCGAAGAACGGACAGTAG